In a genomic window of Streptomyces sp. NBC_01231:
- a CDS encoding GNAT family N-acetyltransferase, with the protein MLADGDVVLRPIKMRDQRAWRDVNRRNRDWLRPWEATIPPPTPSGPIAHRPTYRQMVRHLRAEANAGRMLPFVIEYQGRLVGQLTVAGITWGSMCSGHVGYWVDESVAGRGVMPTSVALVVDHCFRAVGLHRIEVCIRPENGPSRRVVEKLGFREEGLRPRYLHIDGAWRDHLVFALTSEEVPDGLLRRWQRARSRSTPHDNPA; encoded by the coding sequence GTGCTGGCGGACGGCGATGTCGTCCTCCGGCCGATAAAAATGCGCGACCAGCGGGCGTGGCGCGACGTCAACCGGCGCAACCGGGACTGGCTGCGGCCGTGGGAGGCGACCATTCCGCCGCCCACACCGAGCGGCCCGATCGCGCACCGGCCGACCTATAGGCAGATGGTCCGGCATCTGCGGGCCGAGGCGAACGCAGGACGGATGCTTCCGTTCGTCATCGAGTACCAGGGGCGGCTGGTCGGGCAGTTGACGGTCGCCGGAATAACCTGGGGCTCGATGTGCTCGGGGCACGTCGGGTACTGGGTGGACGAATCGGTGGCCGGCCGCGGGGTGATGCCGACCTCCGTGGCACTCGTCGTGGACCACTGCTTCCGGGCCGTCGGCCTGCACCGGATCGAGGTTTGCATTCGCCCCGAGAACGGGCCCAGCCGGCGCGTCGTGGAGAAGCTCGGATTCCGCGAGGAGGGGCTGCGTCCGCGCTATCTCCACATCGACGGCGCCTGGCGCGACCATCTCGTGTTCGCGCTCACCTCGGAAGAGGTGCCCGACGGTTTGCTCAGGCGCTGGCAGCGGGCACGCTCCAGGAGCACGCCTCACGACAATCCCGCGTAG
- a CDS encoding MogA/MoaB family molybdenum cofactor biosynthesis protein, producing the protein MTYRALVVTASNRAAAGVYEDKGGPLIADGLRSLGFAVDGPQVVPDGDPVEAALRAAVDAGYDVVVTTGGTGISPTDRTPEATRRVIDHEVPGIAEAIRAYGREKVPTAALSRGLAGVAGRTLIVNLPGSSGGVKDGLAVLEPLLTHAVDQIRGGDHPRPDAGSGGAS; encoded by the coding sequence ATGACATATCGAGCTCTTGTGGTCACCGCCTCCAACCGGGCCGCGGCCGGGGTCTACGAGGACAAGGGCGGTCCGCTGATCGCCGACGGCCTCCGGAGCCTCGGCTTCGCCGTCGACGGTCCCCAGGTCGTCCCCGACGGCGACCCCGTGGAAGCCGCCCTGCGTGCCGCTGTCGACGCCGGGTACGACGTGGTCGTCACCACCGGCGGCACCGGCATCTCGCCCACCGACCGCACACCCGAGGCGACCCGCCGGGTGATCGACCACGAGGTGCCGGGCATCGCGGAGGCCATCAGGGCCTATGGCCGGGAGAAGGTGCCGACGGCGGCGCTCTCCCGTGGCCTGGCAGGAGTGGCGGGACGGACACTGATCGTCAATCTGCCGGGTTCCTCCGGCGGTGTGAAGGACGGTCTCGCCGTCCTGGAGCCTCTGTTGACGCACGCCGTCGACCAGATCCGCGGCGGGGACCACCCGAGACCCGACGCCGGCAGTGGGGGTGCGAGCTGA
- the moaC gene encoding cyclic pyranopterin monophosphate synthase MoaC — translation MTVPSRGETPGPSDRLTHIDEAGAARMVDVSGKDVTARTASASGRVLVSPRVIELLRGEGVPKGDALATARIAGIMGAKRTPDLIPLCHPLSVSGVKLDLRVADDAVEILATVKTTDRTGVEMEALTAVSVAALTVIDMIKAVDKGAVITDVRVEEKTGGKSGDWSRA, via the coding sequence ATGACAGTGCCTTCCCGGGGGGAGACCCCCGGACCCTCAGACCGACTGACCCACATCGACGAGGCGGGCGCGGCCCGCATGGTCGATGTCTCCGGGAAGGACGTGACCGCGCGCACCGCCAGCGCCAGCGGCCGCGTCCTGGTCTCGCCCCGCGTGATCGAGTTGCTGCGGGGCGAGGGCGTCCCCAAGGGCGATGCCCTCGCCACCGCGCGGATCGCGGGCATCATGGGCGCCAAACGCACCCCGGACCTCATCCCGCTGTGCCACCCGTTGTCGGTGTCCGGTGTGAAACTGGACCTGAGGGTCGCGGACGACGCCGTGGAGATCCTGGCCACGGTGAAGACGACGGACCGCACAGGTGTCGAGATGGAGGCCCTCACCGCGGTCTCCGTCGCCGCACTCACCGTGATCGACATGATCAAGGCGGTCGACAAGGGAGCGGTCATCACGGACGTACGGGTCGAGGAGAAGACGGGCGGCAAGTCGGGCGACTGGAGCCGGGCATGA
- a CDS encoding molybdopterin molybdotransferase MoeA yields MSSAAPRTADPDHLWSVDEHLEDILATVRPLEPIELQILDAQGCVLVEDVTVAVSLPPFDNSSMDGYAVRVADVAGASEEYPAVLEVVGDVAAGQAALLHVGPGQTARIMTGAPLPPGAETVVPVEWTDGGLGEGPVTGMRARALSPQGAEGHVHVYRPAEARAHVRATGSDVKAGDRALESGTVLGPPQIALLAAIGRGTVRVRPRPRVVVMSTGSELVQPGEELGSGQIYDSNSFALTAAARDAGAISYRVGAVADDAETLRSTIEDQLVRADLMVTTGGVSVGAYDVVKEALSHVGDEDEAGSGIEFRKLAMQPGKPQGFGSIGPDHTPLLALPGNPVSSYVSFELFVRPAIRTLMGLDDVHRPRIRAKLTAGKALTSPKGRRQFLRGMYADGAVTPVGGAGSHLVAALAHADALIVVPEDVESVEPGSEVEVVLLG; encoded by the coding sequence TTGAGCAGCGCCGCCCCCCGCACCGCCGACCCCGACCACCTCTGGTCGGTGGACGAGCACCTGGAGGACATCCTCGCGACCGTCCGCCCCCTCGAACCCATCGAGCTTCAGATCCTCGACGCCCAGGGCTGCGTCCTGGTCGAGGACGTCACGGTGGCGGTGTCCCTGCCGCCGTTCGACAACAGCTCCATGGACGGGTACGCGGTGCGGGTCGCGGACGTCGCGGGTGCGAGCGAGGAGTATCCGGCCGTCCTCGAGGTCGTCGGGGACGTCGCCGCGGGCCAGGCAGCACTGCTCCACGTCGGCCCCGGCCAGACCGCCAGGATCATGACCGGCGCTCCGCTGCCGCCCGGCGCCGAGACCGTCGTCCCCGTCGAGTGGACCGACGGCGGCCTCGGCGAGGGCCCGGTGACCGGGATGCGCGCCCGCGCCCTGTCTCCCCAGGGCGCCGAGGGACACGTGCACGTGTACCGCCCGGCCGAGGCCCGCGCCCATGTGCGCGCCACGGGCAGCGACGTGAAGGCCGGGGACCGCGCCCTGGAGTCGGGCACCGTCCTCGGCCCGCCGCAGATCGCCCTGCTGGCCGCCATCGGGCGCGGCACCGTCCGGGTGCGCCCGCGTCCGCGCGTGGTCGTCATGTCCACCGGCAGTGAACTCGTCCAGCCCGGCGAGGAACTCGGCAGCGGCCAGATCTACGACTCCAACAGCTTCGCCCTCACCGCCGCCGCCCGCGACGCCGGTGCCATCTCCTACCGGGTGGGCGCCGTCGCCGACGACGCCGAGACCCTCCGCTCCACCATCGAGGACCAGCTCGTCCGCGCCGACCTCATGGTCACCACGGGCGGGGTCAGCGTCGGGGCGTACGACGTCGTCAAGGAGGCACTGTCGCACGTCGGCGACGAGGACGAGGCCGGCAGCGGCATCGAGTTCCGCAAGCTCGCCATGCAGCCCGGCAAGCCCCAGGGCTTCGGCTCCATCGGCCCCGACCACACCCCGCTGCTCGCGCTCCCCGGCAACCCCGTGTCGTCGTACGTCTCCTTCGAGCTGTTCGTGCGCCCCGCGATCCGCACCCTGATGGGCCTCGATGACGTGCACCGGCCGCGCATCCGCGCGAAGCTGACCGCCGGCAAGGCGCTGACCTCGCCGAAGGGCCGTCGGCAGTTCCTGCGCGGCATGTACGCCGACGGAGCGGTGACCCCGGTCGGCGGCGCCGGATCGCACCTGGTCGCGGCCCTGGCGCACGCGGACGCGCTGATCGTCGTCCCCGAGGACGTGGAGTCCGTCGAGCCGGGCAGCGAGGTCGAGGTCGTGCTGCTCGGCTGA
- the galU gene encoding UTP--glucose-1-phosphate uridylyltransferase GalU has product MTQSHPRISKAVIPAAGLGTRFLPATKATPKEMLPVVDKPAIQYVVEEAVSAGLDDVLMITGRNKRPLEDHFDRNYELESALQKKGDASRLAKVQESSDLATMHYVRQGDPRGLGHAVLCAAPHVGNEPFAVLLGDDLIDPRDPLLKRMVEVQEQRGGSVIALMEVEPEQIHLYGSAAVGPTEDSDTVKVTGLVEKPDPADAPSNYAVIGRYVLDPHIFEILRKTEPGRGGEIQLTDALQQLATDEKIGGPVHGVVFKGRRYDTGDRGDYLRAIVRLACEREDLGPDFRTWLRSYVAEEM; this is encoded by the coding sequence ATGACTCAGTCGCACCCTCGGATCAGCAAGGCTGTCATTCCCGCAGCAGGTCTCGGCACCCGGTTCCTGCCGGCCACCAAGGCCACTCCCAAGGAGATGCTGCCGGTAGTCGACAAGCCCGCGATCCAGTACGTGGTCGAGGAGGCCGTGTCCGCCGGCCTGGACGACGTCCTCATGATCACAGGCCGCAACAAGCGCCCCCTGGAGGACCACTTCGATCGCAACTACGAGCTGGAATCCGCCCTTCAGAAGAAGGGCGACGCGAGCCGGCTGGCCAAGGTGCAGGAGTCCAGCGACCTCGCGACCATGCACTACGTCCGCCAGGGCGACCCCAGAGGCCTCGGCCACGCCGTCCTGTGCGCCGCCCCCCACGTGGGCAACGAGCCCTTCGCCGTCCTCCTCGGTGACGACCTGATCGACCCCCGCGACCCGCTGCTCAAGCGCATGGTCGAGGTCCAGGAGCAGCGCGGCGGCAGCGTCATCGCACTCATGGAGGTCGAGCCCGAGCAGATCCACCTCTACGGCAGCGCGGCCGTCGGGCCCACCGAGGACAGCGACACCGTCAAGGTCACCGGCCTGGTGGAGAAGCCGGACCCGGCGGACGCGCCGTCGAACTACGCGGTGATCGGCCGCTACGTCCTCGACCCGCACATCTTCGAGATCCTGCGCAAGACCGAGCCCGGCCGCGGTGGCGAGATCCAGCTCACCGACGCCCTCCAGCAGCTCGCCACGGACGAGAAGATCGGCGGCCCGGTGCACGGCGTCGTCTTCAAGGGCCGCCGCTATGACACCGGCGACCGCGGCGACTACCTGCGTGCCATTGTCAGACTCGCGTGCGAACGTGAAGACCTGGGCCCGGACTTCCGGACCTGGCTTCGCAGTTACGTAGCCGAGGAGATGTAA
- a CDS encoding 5-formyltetrahydrofolate cyclo-ligase gives MSHVERPAEPDKRTLRQELLMVRNRLTADDVREAATALAQRALGLPELAQARTVAAYVSVDSEPGTLALLDTLRERGVRVLLPALLPDNDLDWGAYTGEGSLQRVRHGGRMALFEPAGERLGPDAVTGADVVLLPGLAVDAHGMRLGRGGGSYDRVLARLERAGAHPALVVLLYDSEVVERVPAEAHDRPVRAVVTPSGVRRFPSD, from the coding sequence TTGAGCCACGTCGAACGTCCGGCCGAGCCTGACAAGCGAACGTTGCGGCAGGAGCTCCTCATGGTGAGGAACAGGTTGACGGCCGATGACGTGCGGGAAGCGGCCACAGCGCTGGCCCAGCGGGCGTTGGGGCTGCCCGAGTTGGCGCAGGCGCGCACGGTGGCGGCGTACGTCTCCGTGGACAGCGAACCCGGCACGCTCGCGCTGCTGGACACGCTGCGCGAGCGGGGCGTGCGGGTCCTGCTCCCCGCGCTGCTGCCCGACAACGACCTCGACTGGGGCGCGTACACCGGCGAGGGTTCACTCCAACGCGTCCGGCACGGCGGGCGGATGGCCCTCTTCGAGCCCGCCGGGGAGCGTCTGGGCCCGGACGCCGTGACGGGCGCCGACGTGGTGTTGCTGCCGGGGCTGGCGGTCGACGCGCACGGGATGCGTCTGGGGCGCGGCGGGGGCTCGTACGACCGCGTCCTCGCCCGTCTGGAGCGCGCGGGCGCGCACCCCGCGCTGGTGGTGCTGCTGTACGACTCCGAGGTGGTGGAGCGGGTGCCGGCCGAGGCACACGACAGGCCGGTGCGGGCGGTGGTGACGCCGTCGGGCGTGCGCCGCTTCCCGTCGGACTGA
- a CDS encoding penicillin acylase family protein, with amino-acid sequence MPPNTTASSGQKPGKSGRKKGRKARLLVLVLVLAIIGGVAYGAYWSVSTVRASFPQTKGSITLDGLSGPVDVKRDGYGIPQVYASSDADLFMAQGYVQAQDRFYEMDVRRHMTSGRLSEMFGKGQVDNDEFLRTMGWDRVAKKEYDKTLSASTKKYLQAYAKGVNAYLQGKSGEDISLEYAALGFTNDYKPAKWTPVDSVAWLKAMAWDLRGNMQDEIDRALMTSRLGPKQIADLYPQYPYSRNRTIVQQGQYDELTGTFDGGDDASGTGTGTGTGTGTGTGTGTGTGTGGTSGVSGTSGTSGTAGSALQSQLTGLQKVLDDVPTAVGVNGNGIGSNSWVVGGKYTITGKPLLANDPHLSPSLPSVWYQMGLHCRAISSKCQYDVSGYTFAGMPGVVIGHNQNIAWGMTNSGVDVTDLYLEKLSGDGYLYDGKVKPFTTREETIKVAGGSSKKIVVRQTSDGMPLLSDRDSELVKVGKKATVDTAAPDRGDGYGIALRWTALDPGTSMDAVFAMDKAAGWSDFRKAATLFDVPSQNLVYADTKDNIGYTLPGRIPTRAKGDDGSIPAPGWDPKYKWAGFIDQDALPYEYNPKRGYIVTANQAVIDKDKYPYALTTDWGYGTRSQRITDLIEQKIKGGGKISTDDMRQMQLDNSSEIAKLLVPKLLKIDVDDKEVRQAQELLEGWDYTQDADSAAAAYFNSVWRNILKLAFGNKLPKELRVEGQCLWVDPVNTTGPVDETKKVRECGERDADEAQPDGGDRWFEVVRNLMDDENSDWWKTPEVGTRPEAKNRDELFKRALIDARWELTAKLGKDIDTWSWGRLHRLFLKNQTLGTEGPGFLQYMLNRGPWKLSGGEAAVNATGWNAAGGYEVVWVPSMRMVVNLGDLDKSKWINLAGASGHAYSAHYVDQTDKWADGELLDWSFSDKAVDGSTSDSLVLRP; translated from the coding sequence ATGCCCCCCAACACCACCGCCTCATCGGGTCAGAAGCCCGGCAAGTCCGGCAGGAAGAAGGGGCGCAAAGCCCGTCTGCTCGTACTCGTCCTCGTGCTGGCCATCATCGGAGGCGTGGCCTACGGGGCGTACTGGTCCGTCAGCACCGTCCGCGCCTCGTTCCCGCAGACCAAGGGTTCGATCACCCTGGACGGCCTGTCCGGACCCGTCGACGTCAAGCGGGACGGCTACGGAATCCCGCAGGTCTACGCCTCCTCGGACGCCGACCTGTTCATGGCGCAGGGCTACGTCCAGGCGCAGGACCGGTTCTACGAGATGGACGTGCGCCGCCACATGACCTCCGGGCGGCTGTCGGAGATGTTCGGCAAGGGCCAGGTCGACAACGACGAGTTCCTGCGCACGATGGGCTGGGACCGGGTGGCGAAGAAGGAGTACGACAAGACGCTGTCGGCCTCCACGAAGAAGTACCTCCAGGCCTACGCCAAGGGGGTCAACGCCTACCTCCAGGGCAAGAGCGGCGAGGACATCTCCCTGGAGTACGCGGCGCTCGGCTTCACCAACGACTACAAGCCCGCGAAGTGGACCCCGGTCGACTCGGTCGCGTGGCTGAAGGCGATGGCCTGGGACCTGCGCGGGAACATGCAGGACGAGATCGACCGCGCCCTGATGACCAGCCGCCTCGGCCCCAAGCAGATCGCCGACCTGTACCCGCAGTACCCCTACAGCCGCAACCGGACGATCGTCCAACAGGGTCAGTACGACGAGCTCACCGGCACGTTCGACGGCGGCGACGACGCGTCCGGCACAGGCACGGGCACGGGCACGGGAACAGGCACAGGCACCGGCACGGGGACAGGCACCGGCACGGGCGGGACCAGCGGTGTCTCCGGTACGAGCGGTACCTCAGGGACGGCCGGTTCCGCTCTGCAGAGTCAGCTCACGGGCCTCCAGAAGGTCCTGGACGACGTCCCCACGGCCGTCGGCGTGAACGGCAACGGCATCGGCTCGAACTCCTGGGTGGTGGGCGGGAAGTACACCATCACCGGCAAGCCGCTGCTCGCCAACGACCCGCACCTGTCCCCTTCCCTGCCGTCCGTCTGGTACCAGATGGGCCTGCACTGCCGCGCGATCTCCAGCAAGTGCCAGTACGACGTCAGCGGCTACACCTTCGCGGGCATGCCCGGCGTGGTCATCGGCCACAACCAGAACATCGCCTGGGGCATGACCAACTCCGGCGTCGACGTCACCGACCTCTACCTGGAGAAGCTCTCCGGCGACGGCTACCTCTACGACGGCAAGGTCAAGCCCTTCACCACGCGCGAGGAGACCATCAAGGTCGCGGGCGGCTCCTCCAAGAAGATCGTCGTCCGGCAGACCAGCGACGGGATGCCCCTGCTGTCCGACCGTGACAGCGAGCTGGTGAAGGTCGGCAAGAAGGCCACGGTCGACACCGCCGCCCCCGACCGCGGCGACGGCTACGGCATCGCCCTGCGCTGGACCGCGCTGGACCCGGGCACCTCCATGGACGCCGTCTTCGCGATGGACAAGGCCGCCGGCTGGAGCGACTTCCGCAAGGCCGCCACGCTGTTCGACGTGCCGTCGCAGAACCTGGTCTACGCCGACACCAAGGACAACATCGGCTACACGCTGCCCGGGAGGATCCCCACGCGGGCGAAGGGCGACGACGGCTCCATCCCGGCACCGGGCTGGGACCCCAAGTACAAGTGGGCCGGCTTCATCGATCAGGACGCGCTGCCCTACGAGTACAACCCGAAGCGCGGCTACATCGTCACCGCCAACCAGGCCGTCATCGACAAGGACAAGTACCCCTACGCGCTCACCACGGACTGGGGCTACGGCACCCGCAGCCAGCGGATAACCGACCTGATCGAGCAGAAGATCAAGGGCGGGGGCAAGATCTCCACCGACGACATGCGGCAGATGCAGCTGGACAACAGCAGTGAGATCGCCAAGCTGCTCGTGCCCAAGCTGCTGAAGATCGACGTCGACGACAAGGAGGTCCGCCAGGCCCAGGAGCTGCTGGAGGGCTGGGACTACACCCAGGACGCCGACTCGGCGGCCGCCGCCTACTTCAACTCGGTCTGGCGCAACATCCTCAAGCTCGCCTTCGGCAACAAGCTGCCCAAGGAACTGCGGGTCGAGGGCCAGTGCCTGTGGGTGGACCCGGTCAACACCACCGGGCCCGTCGACGAGACCAAGAAGGTCCGTGAGTGCGGGGAGCGCGACGCCGACGAGGCGCAGCCGGACGGCGGCGACCGTTGGTTCGAGGTCGTGCGCAACCTCATGGACGACGAGAACAGCGACTGGTGGAAGACGCCCGAGGTGGGCACGCGCCCCGAAGCCAAGAACCGTGACGAGCTGTTCAAGCGCGCGTTGATCGACGCCCGTTGGGAACTGACCGCCAAGCTCGGCAAGGACATCGACACCTGGAGCTGGGGCCGGCTGCACCGCCTGTTCCTGAAGAACCAGACCCTGGGCACCGAAGGTCCCGGTTTCCTGCAGTACATGCTCAACCGCGGCCCATGGAAGCTCAGCGGCGGCGAGGCGGCGGTCAACGCCACCGGCTGGAACGCCGCCGGCGGCTACGAGGTCGTGTGGGTGCCCTCCATGCGGATGGTGGTCAACCTCGGCGACCTCGACAAGTCGAAGTGGATCAACCTCGCCGGTGCCTCCGGGCACGCCTACAGCGCCCACTACGTCGACCAGACGGACAAGTGGGCCGATGGTGAGCTGCTGGACTGGTCCTTCTCCGACAAGGCGGTCGACGGCAGCACGAGCGACTCGCTGGTGCTGAGGCCGTGA
- a CDS encoding potassium/proton antiporter, which yields MLRRVRCTGARARDAAGQRRERPLTVHHLNQLLLVCSLVLLVAVAAVRISSRSGLPSLLVYLGIGIAMGQDGVGDIHFDSAELTQVIGYAALVVILAEGGLGTKWKEIRPALPAASTLALAGVAVSVGVTATAAHYLVGLEWRQALIIGAVVSSTDAAAVFSVLRKIPLPARVTGTLEAESGFNDAPVVILVISFSTAGPFEHWYVLLGEIALELAIGAAIGIAVGWLGSWGLRHVALPASGLYPIAVMAIAVTAYAAGAMAHGSGFLAVYLASMVLGNAKLPHWPATRGFADGLGWIAQIGMFVLLGLLVTPHELGDDIWPALIIGLVLTMVARPLSIVLCLTPFRVPWQEQTLMSWAGLRGAVPIILATIPMVQGVDASRRIFNIVFVLVVVYTLVQGPTLPWLARKLRLGGDPEAASDLGIESAPLERLRGHLLSVEIPEGSKMHGVEVNELRLPAGAAVTLVVRDGKSFVPLPTTVLRHGDELLVVATNPVRDSAERRLRAVGHGGKLAGWLGTGGTGTGR from the coding sequence ATTCTCCGTCGTGTCCGATGTACAGGAGCCCGTGCGCGTGACGCCGCGGGCCAGCGAAGGGAACGGCCGCTGACTGTCCACCACCTCAACCAGCTCCTGCTCGTCTGCTCGCTCGTTCTGCTCGTCGCCGTGGCAGCGGTTCGGATCTCCTCGCGCAGCGGGCTCCCCAGCCTGCTCGTATACCTGGGGATCGGCATCGCCATGGGCCAGGACGGCGTCGGCGACATCCACTTCGACAGCGCCGAACTGACCCAGGTCATCGGATACGCGGCCCTCGTCGTGATCCTGGCCGAGGGCGGTCTCGGCACGAAGTGGAAGGAGATCAGACCCGCCCTGCCCGCCGCCTCCACACTGGCGCTGGCCGGGGTCGCGGTGAGCGTCGGAGTGACGGCGACGGCCGCGCACTACCTGGTCGGGCTGGAGTGGCGGCAGGCGCTCATCATCGGAGCGGTCGTGTCCTCGACGGACGCGGCGGCGGTCTTCTCCGTGCTGCGCAAGATCCCCCTGCCCGCGCGCGTGACAGGCACGCTGGAGGCCGAATCCGGCTTCAACGACGCCCCGGTGGTCATCCTGGTGATCTCCTTCTCCACCGCGGGCCCATTCGAACACTGGTACGTGCTGCTCGGTGAGATAGCTCTGGAACTGGCCATCGGCGCCGCCATCGGCATCGCGGTGGGCTGGCTGGGCTCCTGGGGCCTCAGGCACGTCGCCCTGCCCGCCTCCGGCCTCTACCCGATCGCCGTGATGGCGATCGCCGTCACCGCGTACGCGGCGGGCGCGATGGCCCACGGCAGCGGCTTCCTCGCGGTCTATCTCGCCTCGATGGTGCTGGGCAACGCGAAGCTGCCGCACTGGCCCGCCACCCGCGGGTTCGCCGACGGGCTCGGCTGGATCGCCCAGATCGGCATGTTCGTCCTGCTCGGCCTGCTGGTCACCCCGCACGAACTGGGCGACGACATCTGGCCGGCGCTCATCATCGGGCTGGTGCTGACGATGGTGGCGCGCCCGCTGAGCATCGTGCTCTGCCTGACGCCGTTCCGGGTGCCCTGGCAGGAGCAGACCCTCATGTCCTGGGCCGGACTGCGCGGAGCGGTGCCCATCATCCTGGCGACCATCCCGATGGTGCAGGGCGTCGACGCCAGCCGCCGCATCTTCAACATCGTCTTCGTCCTGGTCGTCGTCTACACCCTGGTCCAGGGACCGACCCTGCCCTGGCTCGCCCGCAAGCTGCGCCTGGGCGGCGACCCGGAGGCCGCCTCGGACCTGGGCATCGAGTCGGCACCCCTGGAGCGACTGCGCGGGCACCTGCTGTCCGTGGAGATCCCCGAGGGCTCGAAGATGCACGGCGTCGAGGTCAACGAACTGCGCCTGCCGGCCGGGGCCGCGGTCACCCTGGTCGTCCGCGACGGAAAATCCTTCGTTCCACTGCCGACGACGGTGCTGCGGCACGGGGACGAGCTCCTCGTGGTCGCCACCAATCCCGTCCGGGACTCGGCGGAACGGCGACTGCGCGCGGTCGGCCACGGCGGCAAGCTGGCCGGATGGCTGGGCACGGGCGGCACCGGCACAGGCCGTTAA
- a CDS encoding MFS transporter, protein MASTVTSRPGYGQLLRTSGAWTFLLPGFAARQPFAMLTVSIVLLVQHTTGSYGAAGAAAAVTGVSTALFAPFGGHLADRHGQRAVLVPSVVVHALSGLALTALALSHAPLWALLAAAVPTGASTPQIGPMVRARWAAALKDSPLMSTAAAFESVTDELTFVVGPLLATALCTAVDPAAGLVTEASLTLLGGLLFAAQKSTQPTVAADGHARVEHTSALRIPGVRVLIMAFLGIGAVFGGMQVSLAAFSESIGEPGLNGVLYGTFAAGNTLSGLVCGAIAWKVSPRRRLLVGYAALALTASGLWAAHSVLVLAGLGLLVGMCVAPALITGYTLVEELVPAGARTEAFTWLTGAVALGQAAAVTIAGQLEDRFWGGAGFLVPTGGTLLALVTLLALRSRLMPPRATRVVTRGAAHREPAAIGEM, encoded by the coding sequence GTGGCATCCACGGTCACCTCCCGCCCCGGATACGGGCAGCTGCTGCGCACCAGCGGCGCGTGGACGTTCCTGCTCCCCGGCTTCGCGGCACGCCAGCCGTTCGCGATGCTCACCGTCTCCATCGTGCTGCTCGTACAGCACACCACCGGCTCGTACGGGGCGGCGGGCGCCGCCGCGGCCGTCACCGGTGTCTCCACGGCCCTGTTCGCGCCGTTCGGCGGTCACCTCGCCGACCGCCACGGACAGCGCGCGGTGCTGGTCCCGAGCGTGGTCGTACACGCACTGTCGGGCCTGGCCCTCACCGCGCTCGCGCTGTCCCACGCCCCCCTGTGGGCGCTGCTCGCGGCAGCCGTGCCGACGGGCGCCTCGACGCCGCAGATCGGCCCCATGGTGCGGGCCCGCTGGGCCGCGGCTCTCAAGGACTCGCCCCTGATGTCCACCGCGGCGGCCTTCGAGTCGGTCACGGACGAGCTGACCTTCGTCGTCGGCCCGCTGCTGGCCACCGCGCTGTGCACGGCGGTGGATCCCGCCGCCGGTCTGGTGACGGAGGCCTCGCTGACGCTGCTGGGCGGCCTGCTGTTCGCCGCGCAGAAGAGCACCCAGCCCACGGTCGCCGCCGACGGGCACGCGCGCGTGGAGCACACCTCGGCGCTGCGCATCCCCGGCGTGCGGGTCCTGATCATGGCGTTCCTCGGCATCGGCGCCGTCTTCGGCGGCATGCAGGTCTCGCTGGCCGCGTTCAGCGAGTCGATCGGTGAACCCGGCCTGAACGGCGTCCTGTACGGCACCTTCGCCGCCGGCAACACGCTCTCCGGCCTGGTCTGCGGCGCCATCGCGTGGAAGGTGAGCCCGCGCCGCCGCCTGCTCGTCGGGTACGCCGCCCTCGCGCTGACCGCGTCCGGCCTGTGGGCCGCGCACTCGGTGCTCGTCCTGGCCGGCCTCGGCCTGCTCGTCGGCATGTGCGTGGCGCCCGCTCTGATCACCGGCTACACCCTGGTCGAGGAACTCGTCCCGGCCGGCGCCCGCACCGAGGCGTTCACCTGGCTGACCGGAGCGGTCGCGCTCGGCCAGGCGGCCGCCGTCACGATCGCCGGACAGCTGGAGGACCGCTTCTGGGGCGGCGCCGGGTTCCTGGTCCCGACGGGCGGCACGCTGCTCGCGTTGGTGACCTTGCTGGCGCTGCGCTCACGACTCATGCCGCCGCGCGCGACCAGAGTGGTCACGCGCGGCGCGGCCCATCGCGAACCTGCCGCGATCGGTGAGATGTGA